One stretch of Pseudoalteromonas shioyasakiensis DNA includes these proteins:
- a CDS encoding glutathione S-transferase family protein, translated as MGLLVNGQWQDKWYDTDNNQGEFKREAAQLRNWVTADGSAGESGDAGFKAEKDRYHLYVSLACPWAHRTLIFRHLKGLEDYISVSVVSPDMLEHGWTFDKDNHSTGDALFNTDYLHQIYTRNKPDYSGRVTVPVLWDKKSQRIVSNESAEIIRMFNSAFNDLTGNERDFYPASLRTEIDEINDLVYNNINNGVYRAGFATTQEAYEDAYDDLFAALDKIELRLTDNRYLVGDTLTEADWRLFTTLIRFDSVYVGHFKCNLRTIESYPAISNYLRELYQTEGVSKTVDFYHIKRHYYFSHTMINPTQIVPKGPAIDYSRPHNRG; from the coding sequence GTGGGATTACTCGTAAATGGCCAATGGCAAGATAAATGGTACGACACCGATAACAATCAAGGTGAATTCAAGCGTGAGGCGGCCCAGTTACGTAATTGGGTCACCGCAGATGGTAGTGCGGGAGAAAGCGGTGATGCAGGCTTTAAAGCAGAAAAAGATCGCTATCATCTTTATGTATCTTTGGCCTGTCCTTGGGCACACCGCACCTTGATATTTCGTCATTTAAAAGGCCTTGAAGACTATATTAGTGTATCTGTAGTAAGCCCTGACATGCTTGAACATGGTTGGACATTTGACAAAGATAATCACAGTACGGGGGATGCATTATTCAATACTGATTATTTGCACCAAATTTATACTCGAAATAAACCTGACTACTCTGGTCGCGTAACAGTTCCTGTGCTTTGGGATAAAAAGTCTCAGCGTATCGTGAGTAATGAGTCTGCAGAGATTATTCGCATGTTTAACAGTGCATTTAATGATCTAACAGGCAATGAGCGCGACTTTTACCCTGCGTCGTTGCGTACTGAAATTGATGAAATTAATGATCTTGTTTATAACAATATCAATAACGGTGTTTATCGTGCTGGCTTTGCGACAACGCAAGAAGCCTATGAAGATGCATATGACGACTTATTTGCTGCCCTTGATAAAATTGAGCTGCGTTTGACAGATAATCGTTATTTAGTGGGTGATACATTGACTGAAGCCGACTGGCGACTGTTTACCACTTTAATTCGCTTCGACAGTGTTTACGTGGGTCACTTTAAATGTAATTTGCGTACCATCGAAAGTTACCCTGCGATCAGCAATTATTTGCGTGAGTTATATCAAACTGAAGGAGTGAGTAAGACGGTTGATTTTTACCATATTAAACGCCATTACTACTTCAGCCACACGATGATTAACCCAACGCAGATCGTGCCTAAAGGGCCGGCAATAGACTACTCGCGCCCACACAATCGAGGATAA
- a CDS encoding pirin family protein, which translates to MNVIQQLNSHATQDGDGVNISRIPGFDGKYLDPFLMIDELKSDDHSDFMGGFPAHPHRGIETFTYIIKGGFEHQDQMGNKKAIRAGDVQWMSTGFGVIHSEMPLADAKEGMHGFQIWLNMPSAEKLRKPRYQDTTEAPAPTTRNEQGVELKALAGSWEFADENQVSSLQDLAANGMLADVTLPAGTQFYHAPLTQTKVMLYIHTGEIHTEQGGPVKAGSLLILEPGSDIEFNSQTGAGVLLLAGEPLKQPIAHMGPFVMTTQAELQQAVRDYQLGKFGTL; encoded by the coding sequence ATGAATGTGATTCAACAGTTAAATAGCCATGCCACACAAGATGGTGATGGCGTAAACATTAGCCGTATTCCGGGCTTTGATGGCAAGTATTTAGATCCTTTTTTAATGATCGATGAGCTTAAGTCAGATGATCACAGTGATTTTATGGGTGGTTTTCCTGCGCATCCTCACCGTGGTATTGAAACATTTACGTATATTATTAAAGGCGGCTTCGAGCACCAAGACCAAATGGGTAACAAAAAAGCCATCCGTGCTGGCGATGTGCAGTGGATGAGTACTGGTTTTGGTGTAATCCACAGTGAAATGCCTTTGGCGGATGCCAAAGAGGGCATGCATGGCTTTCAGATTTGGTTAAATATGCCAAGTGCTGAGAAGCTTAGAAAACCGCGTTACCAAGATACCACTGAAGCGCCGGCGCCAACGACTCGAAATGAGCAGGGCGTTGAGCTAAAAGCGTTAGCTGGAAGCTGGGAGTTTGCAGATGAAAATCAGGTTTCTAGCCTACAAGATCTCGCCGCTAACGGCATGCTTGCCGATGTGACTTTACCGGCTGGAACACAGTTTTACCATGCACCGCTTACACAAACTAAGGTGATGCTTTATATCCACACAGGTGAAATTCATACTGAGCAGGGTGGGCCAGTTAAAGCAGGCAGCTTACTTATTTTGGAGCCTGGTAGTGATATTGAATTTAACTCTCAAACTGGTGCGGGCGTGTTGTTGCTTGCTGGTGAGCCGCTTAAGCAACCAATCGCGCATATGGGTCCGTTTGTAATGACAACACAAGCTGAGTTACAGCAAGCAGTACGTGACTATCAGTTAGGTAAATTTGGCACTCTATAG
- a CDS encoding YihY/virulence factor BrkB family protein yields MTKNNRGFKARSPMEIPIRGWWDISKRVYHNLSQDNLSFVAAGVAFYALLAIFPALAATVSVYAYFASPTDIHEQLDKVTAILPTSSRDIILLQVSEVTQQSQKVLSVSAIGTLLLTVWSSSKGCQALITACNITYHQHNKRQFFMALLVRFLFSLGAIVVALVALLIIGILPIVLNLVGLTELIDLLIKLITWPLLAITFNCALAFLYRYAPHRTPAKWRWITPGSILATLLWIIASIGFSYYVSQFASYNETYGSLGGVVIMLMWLYISAYIIIFGAAINASAEQQTVVDSTIGPEKEVGQRGATVADELTKQQNKHSLK; encoded by the coding sequence ATGACTAAGAATAATCGTGGTTTCAAAGCTCGTTCACCCATGGAGATCCCAATTCGAGGCTGGTGGGACATTAGCAAGCGGGTTTATCACAACCTATCACAAGACAACTTATCTTTCGTGGCGGCGGGTGTGGCATTTTATGCTCTGCTTGCGATCTTTCCTGCATTAGCCGCTACAGTCTCTGTTTACGCTTATTTTGCGTCCCCGACCGATATCCATGAGCAGCTTGATAAAGTCACTGCTATTTTACCAACAAGTAGTCGAGACATTATTTTGCTACAGGTCTCAGAGGTGACTCAGCAATCGCAAAAGGTGTTAAGTGTTAGTGCCATAGGGACTTTATTGTTAACGGTTTGGAGTAGCAGTAAGGGCTGTCAGGCGCTAATAACAGCCTGTAATATCACTTATCATCAGCATAACAAACGACAATTTTTTATGGCGTTACTGGTACGCTTTTTATTTTCGCTAGGTGCCATTGTTGTTGCGCTGGTGGCTTTATTGATCATCGGTATTTTACCGATTGTGCTTAACCTAGTTGGTTTAACAGAGCTTATTGATTTGTTGATCAAGCTCATTACGTGGCCATTGTTAGCCATCACTTTTAATTGCGCTTTGGCATTTTTATATCGTTATGCGCCTCATCGAACTCCGGCAAAATGGCGCTGGATCACACCAGGCTCAATACTGGCTACTTTGCTGTGGATCATCGCATCAATTGGTTTTTCATATTATGTCTCCCAATTTGCAAGCTATAACGAAACGTATGGCTCATTAGGTGGAGTAGTGATTATGTTGATGTGGCTCTATATCAGCGCATACATCATTATTTTTGGTGCAGCAATCAATGCCAGTGCCGAGCAGCAAACTGTGGTTGATAGCACTATAGGGCCTGAGAAAGAGGTGGGTCAACGCGGAGCGACTGTGGCGGATGAATTAACCAAGCAGCAAAATAAACATTCTCTTAAATAG
- a CDS encoding mechanosensitive ion channel: MNYYLILKNQIHNLVTPTLSVASQPVLESLSWQDLNSQVTHFLHTTWQMLPALTLGIVAIIICYLLARPLSYLLIKPLGFVSESKLLHVVTRRFFSIIIILFGVYLFLRLAGLTSFAVAIMSGTGLVGLILGFAFRDIAENFISSMLLSVQRPFRIDDVIEVDGRLGVVKKVTARATTLVDFDGNHIQIPNATVYKNVIKNLTANPKMRGHFAVGIGYDNDIRYAQQLAMKVVNQHPAVINDPPSQVLIDSLGSATLNLTIYFWVNSAEHSHIKVASQLMRELVNTYLAEQISMPDDARERIILNSENDTEQPSINATAEQQTPKSLDDHSLDDVSSDADDIREQADQSRDPEQGSNII; the protein is encoded by the coding sequence ATGAATTATTATTTAATATTAAAAAATCAAATACATAACTTAGTTACACCAACACTTTCCGTAGCATCGCAACCAGTCTTAGAAAGCTTATCTTGGCAAGACTTAAATTCTCAGGTTACGCATTTTTTACATACTACATGGCAAATGTTACCCGCCCTGACATTAGGTATTGTAGCCATCATTATCTGCTATTTATTGGCCCGTCCTTTATCCTATCTATTGATAAAACCACTTGGTTTTGTAAGTGAAAGCAAACTCTTACATGTCGTCACGAGGCGCTTTTTTAGTATCATTATAATTTTGTTTGGTGTGTACTTATTTTTGCGTCTAGCTGGGCTCACCAGTTTTGCTGTGGCGATTATGAGTGGTACTGGATTAGTCGGGCTTATTTTAGGTTTTGCGTTTCGCGATATCGCCGAAAACTTTATTTCAAGTATGCTGCTCAGTGTGCAGCGCCCTTTTCGTATTGACGATGTTATCGAAGTCGATGGTCGTTTAGGGGTAGTTAAAAAGGTTACAGCCCGCGCTACCACCTTAGTTGACTTTGATGGTAATCATATTCAAATTCCCAATGCGACGGTATATAAAAACGTTATTAAAAATCTAACTGCTAACCCTAAAATGCGCGGCCACTTTGCAGTAGGTATTGGTTATGATAATGACATTCGCTATGCCCAGCAATTAGCAATGAAAGTGGTCAATCAACATCCCGCAGTTATTAATGATCCACCCAGCCAAGTTCTGATTGACTCACTAGGTTCAGCGACACTGAATTTAACTATTTATTTTTGGGTAAATAGTGCAGAACATAGTCATATCAAGGTAGCCTCACAGTTGATGCGAGAGCTAGTAAATACCTATTTAGCAGAGCAAATTAGTATGCCAGATGACGCCCGTGAACGTATTATCTTAAATAGCGAGAACGATACAGAGCAACCAAGTATCAATGCAACCGCTGAGCAACAAACACCAAAATCACTCGACGATCATAGCCTTGATGACGTTAGCAGTGACGCCGATGATATTCGCGAACAAGCCGATCAATCTCGCGATCCTGAACAAGGCAGTAATATAATTTAA
- the tatA gene encoding twin-arginine translocase TatA/TatE family subunit, whose product MAGISVWQLAIIAAIVVLLFGTKKLSRIGGDLGTSVKGFKRAMQDKPNDEV is encoded by the coding sequence ATGGCAGGAATTAGTGTTTGGCAATTAGCCATTATTGCTGCAATTGTGGTGCTGTTATTTGGCACAAAAAAGTTATCCCGAATAGGTGGAGATTTAGGGACGTCAGTCAAAGGGTTTAAACGCGCTATGCAAGATAAACCCAATGATGAAGTTTAG